The following are encoded together in the Phenylobacterium sp. NIBR 498073 genome:
- the mutL gene encoding DNA mismatch repair endonuclease MutL, with the protein MPIRRLPPETVNRIAAGEVVERPASAIKELVENALDAGSRSIEVQADGGGLTRILVADDGCGLSADELALAIERHATSKLAPDDAGDYDLLHIHTLGFRGEALPSIGSVARLSISSRAKGAADAHAILVEGGTVGPVTPSGFPGPHGARVEVRDLFYATPARLKFMKSERSEALAIADEIKRQAMAHEAVSFALDLDGRRTLRLPAESKAPEGRLARLSSIMGREFSDNALEIDHEREGVRLTGFAGLPTFNRGNSAHQYLFVNGRPVRDRLLQGALRGAYADFLARDRHPLVALYLDLDPSLVDVNVHPAKAEVRFRDPALVRGLIVGGLRHALAGAGHRAATTVASDTLSNLRPGWSPQPSYPPPQPSAQGFSAWQAGGWAPAIAAATQSLPGLTAVSARAEPAPEWAPLPQDYTPGLQEAPPASVAFDPVDFPLGAARAQVHETYIVAQTRDGVVIVDQHAAHERLVYEQMKVQMEGGGVARQVLLLPEVVELDPAEAERVVARSPELEDMGLVVESFGPGAVLVRETPALLGETDVAGLIRDIADDLSENGQALALKERLAEVCGTMACHGSVRAGRRLTAPEMNALLRQMEATPHSGQCNHGRPTYVELKLADIERLFGRR; encoded by the coding sequence ATGCCCATCCGCCGCCTTCCGCCCGAAACCGTGAACCGCATCGCCGCCGGCGAGGTGGTCGAGCGCCCTGCGAGCGCCATCAAGGAACTGGTGGAGAACGCACTGGACGCCGGTTCGCGTTCCATCGAGGTGCAGGCTGACGGCGGCGGGCTGACCCGCATCCTGGTCGCCGACGACGGCTGCGGCCTGTCGGCCGACGAGCTGGCTCTGGCTATCGAGCGGCATGCGACCTCCAAGCTCGCCCCCGACGACGCCGGCGACTACGACCTGCTGCACATCCACACCCTGGGCTTCCGCGGCGAGGCGCTGCCCTCGATCGGCTCGGTGGCGCGGCTGTCGATTTCCTCGCGCGCCAAGGGCGCCGCCGACGCCCACGCCATCCTGGTCGAGGGCGGGACCGTCGGGCCGGTGACGCCCTCCGGTTTCCCAGGCCCGCACGGGGCGCGGGTCGAGGTGCGGGACCTGTTCTACGCCACGCCGGCGCGGCTGAAGTTCATGAAGTCCGAGCGCTCCGAAGCGCTGGCCATCGCCGACGAGATCAAGCGCCAGGCCATGGCTCACGAGGCGGTGTCCTTCGCCCTCGACCTCGACGGGCGCCGCACCCTGCGGCTGCCGGCCGAGAGCAAGGCGCCGGAAGGCCGGCTGGCGCGGCTGTCCTCGATCATGGGGCGCGAGTTCTCGGACAACGCCCTGGAGATCGACCACGAGCGCGAGGGCGTGCGGCTGACCGGGTTCGCCGGCCTGCCGACCTTCAACCGCGGCAACAGCGCCCACCAGTACCTGTTCGTGAACGGCCGGCCCGTTCGCGATCGCCTACTCCAGGGCGCCCTGCGCGGCGCCTATGCCGACTTCCTGGCCCGCGACCGCCATCCGCTGGTGGCGCTCTATCTCGATCTCGATCCGTCGCTGGTCGACGTCAACGTCCACCCGGCCAAGGCCGAGGTGCGCTTCCGCGATCCGGCGCTGGTGCGCGGCCTGATCGTCGGCGGCCTGCGCCACGCGCTCGCCGGGGCCGGCCACCGCGCGGCCACGACGGTCGCCAGCGACACGCTCTCCAACCTGCGCCCCGGCTGGTCGCCGCAGCCGAGCTACCCGCCGCCGCAGCCCTCGGCCCAGGGCTTCTCGGCCTGGCAGGCCGGCGGCTGGGCGCCGGCCATCGCCGCAGCGACGCAGAGCCTGCCCGGCCTGACCGCGGTCTCGGCCCGCGCTGAGCCGGCGCCTGAGTGGGCGCCGCTGCCGCAGGACTACACGCCCGGCCTGCAGGAGGCACCGCCCGCGAGCGTGGCGTTCGATCCGGTCGACTTCCCGCTGGGCGCGGCCCGCGCCCAGGTGCACGAGACCTACATCGTCGCCCAGACTCGCGACGGGGTGGTGATCGTCGACCAGCACGCCGCGCACGAGCGCCTCGTCTACGAACAGATGAAGGTTCAGATGGAAGGCGGCGGCGTCGCCCGCCAGGTGCTGCTGCTGCCTGAGGTGGTCGAGCTCGACCCGGCCGAGGCCGAGCGGGTGGTCGCGCGCAGCCCCGAGCTGGAGGACATGGGCCTGGTGGTCGAGTCGTTCGGTCCCGGCGCGGTGCTGGTGCGCGAGACCCCGGCCCTGCTGGGCGAGACCGACGTCGCCGGTCTGATCCGCGACATCGCCGACGACCTGTCGGAGAACGGCCAGGCCCTGGCGCTCAAGGAACGACTGGCCGAGGTCTGCGGAACCATGGCCTGCCACGGCTCGGTTCGGGCGGGCCGACGGCTGACCGCGCCGGAGATGAACGCCCTGCTGCGCCAGATGGAGGCCACACCCCATTCGGGCCAGTGCAACCACGGCCGCCCGACCTATGTGGAACTGAAGCTCGCCGACATCGAGCGGCTGTTCGGGCGGCGCTGA
- the lspA gene encoding signal peptidase II, with amino-acid sequence MGALLKSISKLGWAAYGLAAFVILADQLSKYWILYVYDLPARFSTPIAGPFSLTMVWNRGVSFGLFRADADLVRWILTLFSICVAVALAIWVRKAHRPLLGVGLGLVIGGAIGNAIDRIRFGAVVDFLDFQRLGFFPWVFNVADSAITIGVVFLLLDSLRKESAA; translated from the coding sequence ATGGGAGCACTCTTGAAGTCCATCTCCAAACTCGGCTGGGCGGCCTATGGCCTGGCCGCCTTCGTGATCCTGGCCGACCAGCTGTCGAAGTACTGGATCCTCTATGTCTACGACCTGCCCGCGCGGTTCTCGACGCCGATCGCCGGGCCGTTCTCGCTGACCATGGTCTGGAACCGCGGCGTCAGCTTCGGCCTGTTCCGCGCCGACGCCGACCTGGTGCGCTGGATCCTGACCCTGTTCTCGATCTGCGTGGCCGTCGCCCTGGCCATCTGGGTCCGCAAGGCCCACCGTCCCTTGCTGGGCGTGGGCCTGGGCCTGGTGATCGGCGGCGCGATCGGCAACGCCATCGACCGCATCCGCTTCGGGGCGGTGGTCGATTTCCTGGATTTCCAGCGCCTGGGGTTCTTCCCCTGGGTGTTCAACGTCGCCGACAGCGCCATCACCATCGGCGTCGTCTTCTTGTTGCTCGATTCCCTGCGTAAGGAATCGGCTGCTTAA
- a CDS encoding DUF3035 domain-containing protein → MRLNRVLVASALVAATGLGLAGCNSTRNALGMTKVTPDEFRVVSKAPLVVPPEYALRPPAPGEPRPQELQPESAARNALLGSREAQARSDGEKLLVAKAGADKADPLIRYVVDDETGALAHKDKSFADKVMFWKPGDTAGSSAAVVAAAGDNVPAPVDPAAEEAKIKSLTGDKPVVISREKQTRIKLPGL, encoded by the coding sequence ATGCGTCTGAACCGTGTGCTCGTCGCGTCCGCCCTCGTCGCGGCGACCGGCCTTGGCCTCGCGGGCTGCAATTCCACCCGCAACGCCCTGGGCATGACCAAGGTCACCCCTGACGAGTTCCGCGTGGTGTCGAAGGCCCCGCTGGTGGTGCCGCCGGAATACGCCCTGCGCCCGCCGGCGCCCGGTGAACCGCGGCCGCAGGAGCTGCAGCCGGAAAGCGCCGCGCGCAACGCCCTGCTCGGCTCGCGCGAGGCCCAGGCCCGCTCGGACGGCGAGAAGCTGCTGGTCGCCAAGGCCGGCGCCGACAAGGCCGACCCGCTGATCCGCTACGTCGTCGACGACGAGACCGGCGCCCTGGCCCACAAGGACAAGTCGTTCGCCGACAAGGTGATGTTCTGGAAGCCGGGCGACACCGCCGGCAGCAGCGCCGCGGTCGTGGCCGCGGCCGGCGACAACGTCCCGGCCCCGGTCGATCCGGCCGCCGAGGAAGCCAAGATCAAGAGCTTGACCGGCGACAAGCCCGTCGTCATCTCCCGCGAGAAGCAGACCCGCATCAAGCTGCCGGGCCTGTAA
- a CDS encoding TraB/GumN family protein, whose protein sequence is MKPTLGVALAAVILASPVSAQAPLVPAAALPAGVVDPNETLVEELVVTARLPGPAWWRVSNGTSTVYVLGAPTVAPKRQQWDRLQFDRHLQGANAVILPFTGLKVKLAGAPGAAISYLRLKSSKPFEDSLDPAERARFAAVRGKLGQPADHYKTKHPLAAALMLTDDYREKENLTTADPTKLIKLLAQQGGVKVVQRSYDLGPLLGAVTRTSQAAGEACLDEVMGEIEAGPGRTLAASRAWADGDVAGALGAERSYERCIAVTPGALTFDARVKRDLAKDIEAALKSPGHAIAVAPLRTLLAQGGVLDQLRAKGYEVKTPGDVEADD, encoded by the coding sequence GTGAAACCGACCCTTGGCGTGGCGCTGGCCGCCGTCATTCTCGCGTCTCCCGTCTCGGCCCAGGCGCCGCTGGTCCCGGCGGCGGCCCTGCCGGCCGGGGTCGTCGACCCGAACGAGACCCTGGTCGAGGAGCTGGTGGTCACCGCGCGCCTGCCGGGGCCGGCCTGGTGGCGGGTCTCCAACGGGACCTCCACCGTCTACGTGCTCGGCGCTCCGACCGTGGCGCCCAAGCGCCAGCAATGGGACCGCCTGCAGTTCGATCGCCATCTGCAAGGCGCCAATGCGGTCATCCTGCCGTTCACCGGGCTGAAGGTGAAGCTGGCCGGCGCTCCGGGGGCGGCGATCAGCTACCTGCGCCTGAAGTCGAGCAAGCCGTTCGAGGACAGCCTCGATCCGGCTGAGCGGGCGCGGTTCGCAGCGGTCCGCGGCAAGCTCGGCCAGCCCGCCGACCATTACAAGACCAAGCACCCGCTGGCCGCGGCCCTGATGCTGACCGACGATTATCGGGAGAAGGAGAACCTCACCACCGCCGACCCGACCAAGCTGATCAAGCTGCTCGCCCAGCAGGGCGGCGTGAAGGTGGTGCAGCGCTCCTATGATCTTGGTCCGCTGCTGGGGGCGGTCACCCGCACCTCGCAGGCGGCCGGCGAGGCGTGCCTGGACGAGGTGATGGGCGAGATCGAGGCCGGGCCGGGGCGCACCCTGGCCGCCTCGCGCGCCTGGGCCGACGGCGACGTCGCCGGCGCGCTGGGGGCCGAGCGCAGCTACGAGCGCTGCATCGCTGTCACCCCTGGGGCGCTGACCTTCGACGCGCGGGTGAAGAGGGATCTGGCCAAGGACATCGAGGCGGCCCTCAAGAGCCCCGGCCACGCCATCGCCGTCGCCCCGCTGCGCACCCTGCTGGCGCAAGGCGGCGTGCTCGATCAGCTGCGCGCCAAGGGCTACGAGGTGAAGACGCCGGGGGATGTGGAAGCGGATGACTAA